The Drechmeria coniospora strain ARSEF 6962 chromosome 02, whole genome shotgun sequence genome has a segment encoding these proteins:
- a CDS encoding lysophospholipase Plb1: protein MLAPRPMILLAALLPSLALLVPVQAHVVEQRADNDDDSAAASYAPSSVACPSPVPTIRHATNLSAEETAWLPVRDRNIVSALKTLLGRVNIGDIDVNAYIDNIVKDVDADVAEASLPRIGIAVSGGGYRALMNGAGALAAFDDRTTHSSGQGQLAGLLQASTYLSGLSGGSWLVGSLFVQNFTTVQSIVSSTSGFLSTLWQFGDSILEGSPPPLSHGSRRPACPLLTSFARSLGPKGLRTGQYYRALRDSVQAKTDAGFNTTITDYWGRALSYQLVNPTDGGPAFTFSSIANSSDFSQAQTPMPLIVAIERAPGQLQIAPNSTIFEFNPWEMGSYDTGASFFAPLQYVGSNFSDGVVGGGGKKCVTGVDNAGFVMGTSSSLFNQAFLQLGKVSAGPDFLLNALNESLGNIGEENRDIASWPNPFYKLSAGSNINANASLLTLVDGGEALENIPLHPLTLKARRVDVIFAIDGSADTNTSWPNGTALVATYARSNGNDPPANNTLFPPVPDQNTFVNLGLNRRPTFFGCDNSSTPLVVYIPNTPYTFLSNVSTFDLSYTDTERDQIVQNGYNVATMANATVDANWPACVGCAILARSFGRTKTKVPAKCVDCFSRYCWNGTTNSTQPTLYEPQLVVTSGSARRVQAVAAAALMLSTFAMLFLGLA, encoded by the exons ATGTTGGCTCCGCGACCGATGATCCTCTTGGCGGCGTTGCTGCCCTCGCTGGCCC TCCTCGTCCcagtgcaagcacatgtcgtcgagcagcgAGCGGACAATGACGACGATAGCGCGGCCGCCAGCTACGCCCCGTCCTCGGTCGCTTGTCCGTCGCCCGTGCCGACGATCCGGCATGCGACGAacctctcggccgaggagacggcgTGGTTGCCCGTCCGCGACCGGAACATCGTCTCGGCCCTCAAgaccctcctcggccgcgtcaaCATCGGCGACATCGACGTCAACGCCTACATCGACAACATCGTCAaggatgtcgacgccgacgtcgccgaagcCTCGCTCCCccgcatcggcatcgccgtctcgggcggcggctACCGGGCCTTGATGAACGGCGCcggtgccctcgccgcctttgaCGACCGCACAACCCACTCGTCCGGCCAGGGccagctcgccggcctcctccAGGCATCGACCTACCTCAGCGGCCTCTCCGGTGGCAGCTGGCTCGTCGGAAGCCTTTTCGTCCAAAACTTCACCACGGTCCAGTCcatcgtctcctcgacgagcggcTTCCTCAGCACCCTCTGGCAGTTTGGTGACTCCATCCTCGAAGGttcgcctcctcccctctcccACGGCTCCCGCCGCCCTGCCTGCCCTCTGCTCACCTCgttcgctcgctcgctaGGCCCGAAAGGTCTGCGGACGGGACAATACTACCGGGCCCTGCGCGACAGCGTCCAGGCCAAGACGGACGCGGGCTTCAACACGACCATCACCGACTACTGGGGCAGGGCCTTGTCCTACCAGCTCGTCAATCCCACCGATGGAGGGCCTG CCTTCACCttctcctccatcgccaACTCGTCCGACTTTTCCCAGGCCCAGACGCCGATGCccctcatcgtcgccatcgagcGCGCGCCGGGGCAGCTGCAGATAGCGCCCAACTCGACCATCTTCGAGTTCAACCCGTGGGAGATGGGCTCCTACGACACGGGCGCCTCCTTCTTCGCGCCCCTGCAGTACGTCGGCTCCAACTTtagcgacggcgtcgtcggcggcggcggcaagaagtGCGTCACGGGCGTCGACAACGCCGGCTTCGTCATGGGCACCAGCTCCTCCCTCTTCAACCAGGCCTTCCTCCAGCTCGGCAAGGTCTCGGCCGGGCCCGACTTCCTGCTCAACGCCTTGAACGAAAGTCTCGGCAACATCGGCGAGGAGAACCGGGACATTGCGAGCTGGCCCAATCCATTCTACAAGCTCAGCGCTGGCAGCAACATCAACGCCAACGCCTccctcctcaccctcgtcgacggcggcgaggccctgGAGAACATCCCGCTGCATCCGCTCACCCTCAAGGCGAGAcgcgtcgacgtcatcttcgccatcgacggctcCGCCGACACCAACACGTCGTGGCCGAACGGGACCGCCCTCGTGGCCACGTACGCCCGATCCAACGGCAACGACCCGCCCGCCAACAACACCCTCTTCCCGCCCGTGCCCGACCAGAACACGTTTGTCAATCTCGGCCTCAACCGGCGTCCGACCTTCTTCGGCTGCGACAACTCCTCGACGCCCCTCGTCGTCTACATCCCCAACACACCCTACACCTTCCTCTCCAACGTCTCGACCTTTGACCTCTCCTACACCGACACGGAGCGGGACCAGATCGTGCAGAACGGGTACAACGTCGCGACCATGGCCAACGCCACGGTCGACGCCAACTGGCCCGCCTGCGTCGGATGCGCCATCTTGGCCCGCAGCTTCGGCCGTACGAAGACCAAGGTTCCGGCCAAGTGCGTCGACTGCTTTTCGAGGTACTGTTGGAACGGCACGACGAACTCGACGCAGCCGACCCTGTACGAgccgcagctcgtcgtcacgAGCGGGTCCGCGAGACGGGtgcaggccgtcgccgccgccgccttgatGCTTTCTACCTTTGCCATGCTGTTCCTTGGGCTCGCATGA
- a CDS encoding Annexin yields the protein MSYQGYGQQQQYGQPPPPQQGYGQHPPPGGQYPPQGNYPPQGGQYPPQGGQYPPQGGQYPPQGGQYPPPAGQYPPQQGAPPQGGYYQQQPPAGQYGAPPYGQPPPPQQQPYGAPPPPQQAYGQQPPPGQYGAPYGAPPAHQQPPQQYGPPVPPTPPSLGYGAPQVIQWDGTSDAQALRTAMKGFGTDEAMLIKVLSSKDPLQVDVIRNAFDRNFRRNLVKDIKSETSSWFEFGLVQLARGPLLADVHNLFDAMAGPGTKELVLNDVLLSRSNADIKAIKSAYRSTFHKSLEEDVKGDLSMKTERHFLMVLSANRAEDAAPVIPQQVDDDVMQIYKATEGKTGTDEILVCSIFSHRNDNQLRAIAHTYRQKFNRDLDKVIKSEFSGHMEDALLFQLNHAVDKYMHAATLLEEAMAGMGTNDNLLVSRVVRFHWDRSFLANVKGAYQQKYRTSLSSRIRSETSGDYKNLMLACVGE from the exons ATGTCGTACCAAGGCtacggccagcagcagcaataCGGTC AaccgccccccccccagcaAGGGTACGGACAGCATCCCCCCCCGGGTGGCCAGTATCCTCCGCAGGGTAACTACCCTCCCCAAGGCGGCCAGTATCCCCCCCAAGGCGGCCAGTACCCCCCCCAAGGCGGCCAGTATCCTCCCCAGGGTGGCCAGTATCCCCCCCCGGCCGGCCAGTACCCGCCCCAGCAAGGGGCGCCGCCGCAGGGAGGGTactaccagcagcagcctccGGCCGGCCAGTACGGCGCTCCTCCGTAcggccagccgccgccgccgcagcagcagccgtacggtgctcctcctccgccgcagCAGGCCTACGgtcagcagccgccgccgggccaGTACGGCGCGCCCTACGGTGCGCCCCCGGCTCaccagcagccgccgcagcagtACGGCCCCcccgtgccgccgacgccgccgtccctcGGCTACGGCGCGCCCCAGGTGATCCAGTGGGACGGCACGTCGGACGCGCAGGCGCTGCGGACCGCCATGAAGGGcttcggcaccgacgaggcgatGCTCATCAAGGTCCTCTCCAGCAAGGACCCGCTTCAGGTGGACGTGATCCGGAACGCCTTTGATCGCAACTTCAGGCGCAACCTCGTCAAGGACATCAAGAGCGAGACGAGCAGCTGGTTCGAGtttggcctcgtccagctcgcccGCGGgcccctcctcgccgacgtgcaCAACCTCTtcgacgccatggccggGCCCGGCACCAAGGAGCTCGTCCTCAACGACGTCCTGCTCTCGAGGTCCAACGCCGACATCAAGGCCATCAAGAGCGCCTACCGGTCCACCTTCCACAAGagcctcgaggaggacgtcAAGGGCGACCTCAGCATGAAGACGGAGCGCCACTTCCTCATGGTCCTGTCGGCCAACcgcgccgaggacgcggcgCCGGTGATTCCgcagcaggtcgacgacgacgtcatgCAGATCTACAAGGCCACCGAGGGCAAGACGGGCACCGACGAGATCCTCGTCTGCAGCATCTTCTCGCACCGAAACGACAACCAGCTGCGGGCCATTGCCCACACGTACAGGCAAAAGTTCAACCGCGACCTCGACAAAGTCATCAAATCG GAGTTTTCCGGCCACATGGAGGATGCCCTCCTCTTCCAGCTCAaccacgccgtcgacaagtacatgcacgccgcGACGCtcctcgaggaggccatggccggcatgGGCACCAACGACAACCTGCTCGTCTCCCGCGTCGTGCGCTTCCACTGGGACCGGAGCTTCCTCGCCAACGTCAAGGGCGCCTACCAGCAAAAGTACCGCACGAGCCTCTCGAGCCGCATCAGGAGCGAGACGTCGGGCGACTACAAGAACCTTATGCTGGCCTGCGTTGGAGAGTAG